ATACGCGTAATATCGGTATCATGGCTCACATCGATGCTGGTAAGACGACGACTACTGAGCGTATTCTGTTCTACACTGGTCGCGTTCATAAAATTGGTGAGGTGCACGAAGGTGCAGCTACCATGGACTGGATGGAACAAGAGCAAGAGCGTGGTATCACGATCACTTCGGCTGCTACTACTGCTCAATGGAATGGCCATCGAATCAACATTATCGATACGCCAGGCCACGTAGACTTCACTGTAGAAGTTGAGCGCTCCCTCCGCGTTCTTGACGGTGCTGTAACCGTTTTTGACGCAAAAGGTGGCGTTGAGCCGCAAACCGAAACCGTATGGCGCCAAGCTGACCGTTATGGCGTACCACGCATGTGCTACATCAACAAAATGGATATCATGGGTGCTAACTTTGATATGTGCTTGGGTCAGATCAAATCTCGCCTGGGTGCAAATCCAGTAGCGATCCAATATCCAATCGGTGCAGAAGATCAATTCAAAGGTATGGTTGACCTGATTGAAATGAAGGCAATCGTATATACTGATGACTTGGGTAAAACTTCTGACTCCGCTGAAATTCCTGCTGACATCCTGGCACGTTGCGAAGAACTTCGCATGGCTATGGTTGAAGCAGCTGCTGAACAAGACGAAGAGCTCATGATGAAGTACTTGGAAGGCGAAGAGCTGACCAACGACGAAATCCGTGCTGCTCTGCGTAAGGGTACTATCGAGTGCAAACTGACGCCGGTAATGTGCGGTTCTTCTTACAAGAACAAAGGTGTTCAGCCTATGCTGGACAACGTAGTTGCTTACCTGCCGTCTCCGGTAGATATCCCTGCAATTAAAGGTACATTGCCAGATACTGAAGATGAAGTTGATCGTCCAGCTGACGACAACGGTCCGTTCTCTGCTCTTGCGTTCAAGATCATGACTGACCCGTATGTTGGTCGTTTGACTTTCTTCCGCGTATACTCCGGTGTACTGAACTCCGGTTCTTACGTTCTCAACTCTACCAAGGGTAAACGTGAGCGCGTTGGCCGTATCCTGCAAATGCACGCAAACCACCGTGAAGAGATCACAACGGTTTACTCCGGTGACATTGCAGCAGCTGTAGGTTTGAAAGATACAACAACTGGTGATACTCTGTGTGATGAAAAGGCTCCAGTAATCCTTGAGTCTATGGACTTCCCAGAGCCAGTTATTTCTGTTGCGATCGAACCAAAATCCAAAGCAGACCAAGATAAGATGGGTATCGGCCTGTCCAAGCTTGCTGAAGAGGATCCAACGTTCAGAACTCGTACAGATGAAGAGACTGGTCAAACAATCATCTCTGGTATGGGTGAGCTTCACCTGGAGATTATCGTAGACCGTCTGAAACGCGAATTTAAAGTTGAGTCGAACGTTGGTGCTCCACAGGTTGCTTACCGTGAAACATTCCGTAACGCAGCGAAAGTGGAAGGTAAATTCGTTCGTCAGTCCGGTGGTCGTGGTCAATACGGTCACGTTTGGGTGGAATTCGCTCCACTCGAAGCTGGTCAAGGCTTCCAATTCGAAAACAAAATCGTTGGTGGTGTAGTACCACGCGAATACATCCCTGCTGTTCAAGCGGGTATCGAAGAGTCCATGAAAAATGGTGTTATCGCCGGTTTCCCGCTGGTTGATATCAAAGCTACTATCGTAGACGGTAGCTACCATGATGTTGACTCCAACGAGATGGCATTTAAAGTAGCGGGTTCCCTCGCATTGAAGGAAGCTGCGAAAAAATGTGGCGCTGTACTACTCGAGCCAATCATGAAAGTAGAAGTTACAATGCCAGAAGAGTACATGGGCGACGTTATGGGCGACCTGAACTCCCGCCGCGGTCGTATCGAAGGTATGGAAGCTCGTGCAAATGCACAAGTAATCCGTGCAATGGTACCACTGTCCGAGATGTTTGGTTACTCCACAATTCTTCGTTCCCGTACCCAAGGCCGTGGCGTTTACTCCATGGTGATCGACCACTACGAAGAAGTACCTAAATTTATCGCTGAAGAGATCATCAAGAAATCTAAAGGCGAATAATTACAGGTTACAGCTTTATCTTGCAATCAGAAAGGTTTACAATATGGAAGGGACAACCATTCGTAAGGTAAACCTTTCTTCAAACCATAAAACCCTTATCTATAAGGAGGCTTTTCTCTCATGGCTAAAGCGAAATTTGAGCGTAATAAACCACACGTTAACATTGGTACCATCGGTCACGTTGACCATGGTAAAACTACCCTGACTGCTGCTATCACAACTGTTTTGGCACAAACAGGTCAAGCACAAGCAATGAACTATGCATCTATCGACGCTGCTCCAGAAGAAAAAGAGCGCGGTATCACTATCAACACTGCTCACGTTGAGTATGAAACTGAAAACCGTCACTATGCTCACGTTGACTGCCCTGGTCACGCGGACTATGTGAAAAACATGATTACTGGTGCTGCTCAAATGGACGGCGCGATCCTGGTTGTATCCGCAGCTGATGGCCCTATGCCACAAACTCGCGAGCACATCCTGCTCTCCAAACAAGTAGGCGTACCTTACATCGTAGTATTCATGAACAAATGCGACATGGTAGACGATGAAGAGTTGTTGGAACTGGTTGAAATGGAAATCCGTGACCTGTTGTCTCAATATGAGTTCCCAGGTGACGACACTCCAGTAATCAAAGGTTCTGCTAAAGAAGCTTTGGACAACCCAACTGGTGAGTGGGCTAAGAAAATTGGCGAACTGATGGAAGCTGTTGACAGCTACATCCCAACTCCTGAGCGTGCAACTGACAAGCCGTTCCTGATGCCTGTAGAGGACGTGTTCACGATCACTGGTCGTGGTACTGTTGCTACTGGTCGTGTAGAGCGCGGTATCGTTAAAGTTGG
This genomic stretch from Brevibacillus brevis harbors:
- the fusA gene encoding elongation factor G translates to MAREFSLPNTRNIGIMAHIDAGKTTTTERILFYTGRVHKIGEVHEGAATMDWMEQEQERGITITSAATTAQWNGHRINIIDTPGHVDFTVEVERSLRVLDGAVTVFDAKGGVEPQTETVWRQADRYGVPRMCYINKMDIMGANFDMCLGQIKSRLGANPVAIQYPIGAEDQFKGMVDLIEMKAIVYTDDLGKTSDSAEIPADILARCEELRMAMVEAAAEQDEELMMKYLEGEELTNDEIRAALRKGTIECKLTPVMCGSSYKNKGVQPMLDNVVAYLPSPVDIPAIKGTLPDTEDEVDRPADDNGPFSALAFKIMTDPYVGRLTFFRVYSGVLNSGSYVLNSTKGKRERVGRILQMHANHREEITTVYSGDIAAAVGLKDTTTGDTLCDEKAPVILESMDFPEPVISVAIEPKSKADQDKMGIGLSKLAEEDPTFRTRTDEETGQTIISGMGELHLEIIVDRLKREFKVESNVGAPQVAYRETFRNAAKVEGKFVRQSGGRGQYGHVWVEFAPLEAGQGFQFENKIVGGVVPREYIPAVQAGIEESMKNGVIAGFPLVDIKATIVDGSYHDVDSNEMAFKVAGSLALKEAAKKCGAVLLEPIMKVEVTMPEEYMGDVMGDLNSRRGRIEGMEARANAQVIRAMVPLSEMFGYSTILRSRTQGRGVYSMVIDHYEEVPKFIAEEIIKKSKGE
- the tuf gene encoding elongation factor Tu — encoded protein: MAKAKFERNKPHVNIGTIGHVDHGKTTLTAAITTVLAQTGQAQAMNYASIDAAPEEKERGITINTAHVEYETENRHYAHVDCPGHADYVKNMITGAAQMDGAILVVSAADGPMPQTREHILLSKQVGVPYIVVFMNKCDMVDDEELLELVEMEIRDLLSQYEFPGDDTPVIKGSAKEALDNPTGEWAKKIGELMEAVDSYIPTPERATDKPFLMPVEDVFTITGRGTVATGRVERGIVKVGDQVEIIGLAEETKNTTVTGVEMFRKLLDQAQAGDNIGALLRGVDRNDIERGQCLAKPGSVKPYTKFKAEVYVLSKEEGGRHTPFFANYRPQFYFRTTDVTGIIQLPEGVEMIMPGDNTEFTVELIAPVAMEQGTRFAIREGGRTVGAGVVASIDA